Proteins co-encoded in one Strix uralensis isolate ZFMK-TIS-50842 chromosome 2, bStrUra1, whole genome shotgun sequence genomic window:
- the OR2AT4 gene encoding LOW QUALITY PROTEIN: olfactory receptor 2AT4 (The sequence of the model RefSeq protein was modified relative to this genomic sequence to represent the inferred CDS: inserted 1 base in 1 codon) has product MESCSGNASTKVFFLVGFPAPQDFQXPFFIVFLLFYLLILVGDAVIITVVVVDHTLHKPMYFFPINLSVLDVIFTTTTTPKMLAMFLANAKTISFRGFFPQMYSFHGLTVTEALLLVVMDPLHYPAKMTRRVNIQLAASTWITALLIPAPVITQTSQLAYRDTTRVHHCFCDHLAVVQATCSDFSADFQTFLGLSIAMTVSLVPLLLVTLSYVHIILSVLKINSKEGRVKAFSTCTSHLLVVGTYYSSIAVAYMSYRVDIPVDVHIMSNVVYSILTPLLNPIIYTLRNKEVKSAVKKSVFLKIFPLSKKVYLFG; this is encoded by the exons ATGGAGAGCTGCAGCGGCAATGCTTCCACAAAAGTCTTTTTCTTGGTGGGGTTTCCAGCTCCCCAGGATTTCC ACCCCTTCTTCATTGTGTTCTTGTTATTCTACCTGCTGATCCTGGTCGGTGATGCCGTTATCATCACCGTGGTCGTGGTCGACCATACGCTTCACAAACCCATGTACTTTTTCCCGATTAACCTCTCCGTGTTAGACGTGATATtcacaaccaccaccacccctaAAATGCTGGCGATGTTCCTGGCCAACGCTAAAACCATCTCGTTTCGGGGCTTTTTTCCGCAGATGTACAGTTTTCATGGGTTGACAGTAACCGAGGCACTTCTCCTGGTGGTCATGGACCCCCTCCATTACCCGGCTAAGATGACAAGAAGAGTGAACATCCAGCTGGCAGCGAGCACCTGGATCACCGCGCTGCTAATACCTGCGCCCGTCATCACGCAGACCTCTCAGCTGGCTTACAGGGACACAACCAGGGTTCACcactgcttttgtgaccacctGGCAGTGGTACAAGCCACGTGCTCGGACTTCAGTGCTGATTTCCAGACCTTCTTGGGGTTGTCCATCGCCATGACAGTGTCGCTTGTCCCTCTGTTGCTCGTCACCCTCTCATACGTCCACATTATCCTCTCCGTACTGAAGATCAACTCCAAAGAAGGACGTGTGAAAGCTTTTTCAACATGTACTTCCCATCTGCTTGTGGTGGGCACTTACTACTCCTCCATCGCTGTGGCGTACATGTCCTACAGAGTGGACATCCCCGTTGATGTCCATATCATGAGCAACGTTGTCTACTCTATTTTGACTCCCTTGTTAAATCCCATCATTTACACTTTGCGGAACAAGGAAGTAAAATCTGCTGTTAAAaagtctgtttttctgaaaatctttccCCTTTCTAAAAAAGTTTATTTGTTTGGGTAA